A single window of Chitinophaga sp. XS-30 DNA harbors:
- a CDS encoding GH92 family glycosyl hydrolase encodes MKKWLVAAALGLATAAQAQQTDYTQKVNPFIGTGGHGHTYPGPSMPFGMVQLGPDTRLKGWDGCSGYHYTDSILYGFSHTHLSGTGIEDYCDILLMPVTGKPSWHNEEYASPFSHKNEKASPGFYSVKLDKYDITASLTTTKRAGLHQYEFPASAREGHILLDLYHRDIVINSSLKVLNDSTVIGMRRSNSWAKDQVLYFAMKFSQPFKSHAVALGDTTKGALHQAEGRNIKAYFTFDIKGPVMVKVAISGVGEEGAMKNLDAEMPGFRFEQTLADAKAAWNKELGKIEVKGGTPDQQTIFYSALYHACLNPNLYMDVDGQYRGTDQQIHRAEGFDNHSVFSLWDTHRALHPLMTIINQQKTNDWINTFLVQYKYGGMLPVWELSANETFCMIGYHSVPVIADAWQKGIRGYDARYALEAMRSYAESDRFGIPDYIRQGYLSLETQPESVSRTLEYAYDDWCIAQMALWLGDKATHARYMLRAQSYKNIFDDSTGFMRGKIGGRWMSPFDPSEVNGFFTEANSWQCSFAVPQDVSGLIALHGGPEQFSKKLNALFTTEEKLSGKHQSDITGLIGQYAHGNEPSHHIAYLFNYIGQPWRTQELIHQVMTTLYHNAPDGLSGNEDCGQMSAWFVMSAMGIYPVTPGSGYYALGTPLFDQVIIHLENGRQFTINAKNRTAANYYVQSVQVNGQPLAKSWIDHATIMKGGAMTFTMGGQPNKNRASKPADRPQSSIRGTQIVPVPYVIAEADRFKTPILATLKETLPGAAIYYTLDGSEPDNRSSRYTKPVEITETAMLKVVAYKDGRYSQVVSTPFYRIPVDKTIQVLSKIHPSYDAGGPDALIDGIRGKEDFRLGAWQSHYPGNLEAVVDLKAPRPLKKLGLGVLQDLESWIWYPTQVEFLVSDDGQHFRSLGVVKNTFPDREYGSFIQTLTLPVNVTTRYVKVVALNHGTIPDWHPGKGEAGHIFADEIIIE; translated from the coding sequence ATGAAAAAATGGTTGGTTGCGGCGGCCCTCGGGCTAGCCACTGCTGCACAGGCGCAGCAAACAGACTACACGCAGAAAGTAAATCCCTTTATCGGAACAGGCGGCCACGGCCACACCTACCCCGGCCCAAGCATGCCCTTCGGCATGGTGCAGCTTGGTCCGGATACAAGACTGAAAGGATGGGACGGCTGCTCCGGATATCACTACACGGATTCCATCCTCTATGGTTTCTCCCACACACACCTGAGCGGCACCGGCATTGAAGATTACTGCGACATCCTGCTTATGCCCGTCACCGGCAAACCATCCTGGCACAATGAGGAGTATGCCTCCCCCTTTTCGCACAAAAATGAAAAGGCCTCACCAGGGTTCTACAGCGTGAAGCTCGACAAATACGATATCACCGCTTCGCTCACCACGACCAAAAGAGCGGGGCTGCATCAATACGAATTCCCCGCTTCCGCAAGGGAAGGGCATATCCTGCTGGACCTGTATCACCGGGACATTGTGATCAACTCCAGCCTGAAAGTGCTGAACGACAGCACAGTCATCGGCATGCGCCGGTCCAACTCCTGGGCAAAGGACCAGGTGCTGTATTTCGCGATGAAGTTCTCGCAGCCTTTCAAGTCCCATGCCGTTGCACTGGGAGACACCACGAAAGGTGCGCTGCATCAGGCGGAAGGCCGGAACATCAAAGCATATTTCACCTTTGACATCAAAGGTCCCGTTATGGTAAAAGTGGCCATTTCCGGTGTAGGCGAAGAAGGCGCGATGAAGAACCTTGATGCGGAAATGCCCGGCTTCCGGTTTGAACAAACGCTTGCCGATGCAAAAGCCGCCTGGAACAAAGAACTCGGCAAGATCGAGGTCAAAGGCGGCACACCGGACCAGCAGACGATCTTCTACAGCGCATTGTATCATGCCTGCCTCAATCCCAATCTCTATATGGATGTGGACGGGCAGTACCGCGGCACCGATCAGCAGATACACCGGGCGGAAGGTTTCGACAATCACAGCGTGTTCTCCCTTTGGGACACGCACCGCGCCCTGCATCCGCTGATGACCATCATCAACCAGCAAAAAACGAACGACTGGATCAACACATTCCTCGTACAATACAAATACGGCGGCATGCTGCCCGTATGGGAACTGAGCGCCAATGAAACCTTCTGCATGATCGGATACCATTCCGTACCGGTGATCGCGGACGCCTGGCAAAAGGGCATCCGCGGATACGACGCCCGGTACGCGCTGGAAGCTATGCGCAGCTATGCGGAAAGCGACCGCTTCGGCATTCCCGATTATATCCGCCAGGGATATCTCAGCCTCGAAACACAACCCGAATCCGTTTCCCGCACGCTGGAATATGCGTATGACGACTGGTGCATTGCGCAAATGGCGCTTTGGCTGGGGGACAAGGCTACCCATGCCCGTTATATGCTACGGGCGCAATCCTACAAGAACATTTTCGATGATTCCACCGGTTTCATGCGCGGCAAGATCGGCGGAAGATGGATGAGTCCTTTCGATCCCTCCGAAGTGAACGGCTTCTTTACGGAAGCCAATTCCTGGCAGTGCAGCTTTGCCGTGCCGCAGGACGTGAGCGGCCTGATCGCGCTCCACGGCGGCCCGGAGCAATTCTCGAAGAAGCTGAACGCACTGTTCACCACAGAGGAAAAGCTTTCCGGGAAACACCAGTCGGACATCACCGGACTGATCGGGCAGTATGCGCACGGCAACGAACCAAGCCATCACATCGCCTACCTCTTCAATTACATCGGTCAACCCTGGAGGACGCAGGAACTGATCCACCAGGTGATGACCACACTATACCACAATGCCCCGGACGGCCTCAGCGGGAATGAGGATTGCGGGCAGATGAGCGCCTGGTTCGTGATGAGCGCCATGGGCATCTATCCCGTAACGCCCGGCAGCGGCTACTATGCCCTCGGCACCCCGCTGTTCGACCAGGTGATCATTCACCTGGAAAACGGCCGCCAATTTACCATCAATGCCAAAAACCGGACGGCAGCGAACTACTATGTGCAATCCGTGCAGGTGAACGGCCAACCGCTCGCAAAGTCATGGATCGATCATGCCACGATAATGAAAGGCGGGGCGATGACATTTACGATGGGTGGACAGCCCAATAAAAACCGGGCCTCGAAGCCGGCAGACCGGCCGCAAAGCAGCATCCGCGGTACACAGATCGTGCCTGTGCCTTACGTCATAGCGGAGGCAGACCGGTTCAAAACCCCCATTCTTGCAACGCTGAAAGAAACATTGCCCGGCGCGGCCATCTATTATACGCTGGACGGTTCGGAGCCTGACAACCGTTCATCCCGCTACACAAAACCGGTGGAAATAACGGAAACGGCTATGCTCAAAGTCGTAGCGTACAAGGACGGCCGTTACAGCCAGGTCGTATCCACACCCTTTTACCGCATTCCGGTGGACAAGACCATACAGGTATTGTCAAAGATCCATCCATCGTACGATGCGGGCGGTCCCGATGCGCTGATAGACGGCATCCGGGGGAAAGAGGATTTCAGACTGGGCGCCTGGCAGAGCCATTACCCCGGCAACCTGGAAGCGGTGGTAGACCTGAAAGCCCCGCGCCCGTTGAAAAAGCTCGGTCTCGGTGTGCTGCAGGACCTCGAAAGCTGGATATGGTATCCCACGCAGGTAGAGTTCCTTGTTTCTGATGACGGGCAGCATTTCCGCTCTCTCGGCGTGGTGAAGAATACGTTCCCGGACAGGGAATACGGCAGCTTCATCCAGACACTGACATTACCGGTGAACGTCACCACCCGTTACGTAAAAGTAGTGGCATTGAACCATGGCACGATCCCCGACTGGCATCCCGGCAAAGGCGAAGCCGGTCATATTTTTGCGGATGAAATCATTATAGAGTAG
- a CDS encoding endonuclease/exonuclease/phosphatase family protein, which produces MQRPIIFMMMVLLPGFALAQIQGQVIKVLSYNIHHGENTRGEQDISGIATVILATNPDLVALQEVDSCTNRVKKSNLLKELAAQTGMYVYFGKAMSHDGGSYGNGILSRYPIEQMYTIPLPAKSEKGEPRCAAVVRVKLPGDSLLRFASTHLDHQEDPADRIAQTSQLLKHFSRDSMPLILAGDLNAEPASKEINTLKSLFADASEQLGATWPSDTPTHKLDYIMLYPKSRWSMVNSLVLQETVASDHRPVICELLLK; this is translated from the coding sequence ATGCAGCGACCCATAATCTTTATGATGATGGTCCTGCTCCCTGGCTTCGCATTGGCGCAGATACAGGGTCAGGTCATCAAAGTGCTCAGCTACAATATCCACCACGGGGAGAATACCAGGGGGGAGCAGGACATTTCCGGCATTGCCACCGTGATCCTCGCCACCAATCCTGATCTTGTTGCCCTGCAGGAGGTGGACAGCTGTACCAACCGCGTCAAAAAGTCCAACCTGCTAAAGGAGCTGGCGGCGCAAACCGGCATGTACGTCTATTTCGGAAAAGCTATGAGCCATGACGGCGGTTCATATGGCAATGGCATCCTTTCCCGTTATCCGATTGAGCAAATGTACACCATTCCCCTGCCGGCCAAAAGCGAGAAAGGGGAACCGCGCTGCGCCGCTGTGGTAAGGGTCAAACTTCCGGGGGACAGTCTGCTCCGGTTTGCCAGCACGCACCTTGATCACCAGGAAGATCCGGCTGACCGTATAGCGCAAACCAGCCAGCTCCTGAAACACTTCTCGCGGGACAGCATGCCGCTGATCCTTGCGGGAGACCTGAATGCGGAGCCTGCTTCCAAAGAGATCAACACATTGAAAAGCTTATTTGCGGACGCCAGCGAACAACTGGGCGCTACCTGGCCCTCAGACACGCCTACGCACAAACTGGATTATATCATGTTGTACCCGAAATCACGGTGGAGCATGGTCAACTCCCTGGTGCTGCAGGAAACAGTAGCATCTGACCACCGGCCGGTGATCTGTGAACTGCTGCTGAAGTAA
- a CDS encoding copper homeostasis protein CutC, whose protein sequence is MKKITLEICAASVASCTAAQEGGADRIELCDNLLEGGTTPGYATILTAREKVSIALYPIIRPRGGDFLYDETEFSIMKKDIQLCKQAGCDGVVIGLLTPAGKVDKERTRELVELAWPMGVTFHRAFDMTDDPFEALEDIISTGCERILTSGQRNTAPEGAALIAQLVNKAAGRISIMAGSGVREHNIAELVRTSGATEFHTTAKAYIDSRMVYRNPHVSMGGIPGVPEYGIAVTQAEQVKRIRQEAEAVLNA, encoded by the coding sequence ATGAAAAAGATCACACTGGAAATATGCGCGGCCTCCGTAGCCTCCTGCACCGCTGCACAGGAAGGCGGGGCGGACAGGATAGAATTATGCGACAACCTGCTGGAAGGCGGTACCACACCCGGCTACGCAACGATATTGACCGCCAGGGAAAAAGTGAGCATCGCGTTATACCCGATCATTCGCCCCCGCGGCGGTGACTTTTTGTATGACGAGACAGAATTCAGCATCATGAAAAAAGACATCCAGCTATGCAAACAGGCAGGATGTGACGGTGTAGTGATTGGCCTGCTGACCCCGGCAGGGAAGGTAGACAAAGAACGCACCCGCGAACTAGTAGAACTGGCCTGGCCGATGGGCGTTACTTTTCACCGTGCATTCGATATGACGGATGATCCTTTCGAAGCGCTGGAAGATATTATCAGCACCGGTTGCGAACGCATCCTTACTTCAGGCCAGCGGAATACCGCGCCGGAAGGCGCTGCGCTCATCGCGCAACTGGTGAACAAAGCCGCCGGCCGCATCAGCATCATGGCCGGCTCCGGTGTCAGGGAGCACAACATCGCGGAACTGGTGAGAACATCCGGAGCTACCGAATTCCACACCACGGCGAAAGCGTATATCGACAGCCGCATGGTTTACCGCAATCCCCATGTAAGCATGGGCGGGATTCCCGGCGTGCCGGAGTACGGCATCGCCGTTACGCAGGCGGAGCAGGTGAAGCGCATCCGGCAGGAAGCAGAGGCGGTATTAAATGCATAA
- a CDS encoding sugar MFS transporter: MSQQNKQGTHPTFFVLILVFFFWGFVAASNSIFIPFCKAHFELNQIQSQLIDFAFYGAYFIGALVLYLLSAIRGVDILNKIGFKKGIIYGLLISVVGAIALIGAVNLGEGMADKTSAFYLILGAFFIVALGFSLQQTAANPFAILLGDPATGSHRLNLAGGVNSFGTTIGPLIVSMLLFGSAAESGAAADTDISKINTLYILLIVLFLIAAGIFAVTKMPKGTEDEHFESSSRATRSLVGISLMFILILIGIILDKPMPFFIAGIIGILFILFYSQSSARKQGDGWGAMKYPQLIMGMIAIFVYVGVEVSVASNMGELLKTPGFLTLEGLKESELDPYVAIFWGGLMIGRWTGAITVFNISKAARQVLSVVVPFIAYGVILGVNALKGNDITKLYPFAICIVVQILGFFYGQEKPAKTLMTFGIMGVAAMVIGLFTEGEVATFAFISGGLFCSVMWPCIFALSIAGLGKYTGQGSSFLIMMILGGALIPPVQGGLADMPAIGIHMSYVVPVICFAYLAFFAFRVKSILKSQGIDYESAISGGH; this comes from the coding sequence ATGTCGCAGCAGAACAAGCAAGGCACACATCCCACGTTTTTTGTACTGATACTGGTATTTTTCTTCTGGGGATTTGTTGCAGCGTCTAACAGTATTTTCATCCCATTTTGCAAAGCGCATTTCGAGTTGAACCAGATACAATCGCAATTGATCGACTTTGCGTTCTATGGCGCTTACTTTATCGGGGCACTTGTCTTATACCTGCTTTCTGCTATACGGGGAGTGGACATCCTGAACAAGATAGGGTTCAAGAAAGGGATCATCTACGGCTTGCTGATCTCCGTTGTCGGCGCAATTGCGCTGATCGGCGCGGTGAACCTGGGAGAGGGCATGGCGGACAAGACTTCCGCATTCTACCTGATCCTGGGCGCATTCTTTATTGTGGCGCTTGGTTTTTCGCTGCAGCAAACGGCGGCCAATCCTTTTGCCATTTTGCTGGGCGACCCTGCCACCGGCTCGCACCGCCTGAACCTTGCGGGAGGCGTCAACTCCTTCGGCACCACCATCGGGCCGCTGATCGTGAGCATGCTGCTTTTCGGCAGCGCTGCGGAATCCGGCGCCGCGGCAGATACGGACATCAGCAAGATCAACACCCTGTATATCCTGCTGATCGTACTGTTCCTCATTGCGGCAGGGATCTTTGCGGTCACTAAAATGCCCAAGGGCACGGAAGACGAGCATTTCGAATCCTCCTCCCGCGCTACCCGCTCACTGGTGGGCATTTCGCTGATGTTCATCCTGATCCTCATCGGTATCATACTGGACAAGCCGATGCCGTTTTTTATCGCCGGCATCATCGGGATACTCTTTATCCTTTTCTATTCCCAGTCTTCCGCCCGCAAACAGGGCGACGGATGGGGCGCGATGAAATATCCGCAGCTGATCATGGGCATGATCGCCATCTTTGTATATGTGGGCGTGGAAGTGAGCGTAGCCAGCAATATGGGCGAATTGCTCAAGACACCGGGCTTCCTCACACTGGAAGGCCTGAAAGAATCCGAGCTCGATCCCTATGTCGCCATCTTCTGGGGCGGCCTGATGATCGGCCGGTGGACGGGCGCCATCACCGTATTCAACATCTCCAAAGCAGCCCGCCAGGTTTTGTCCGTGGTGGTGCCTTTTATCGCTTACGGCGTGATCCTGGGCGTAAATGCCCTGAAAGGAAATGATATCACCAAACTCTATCCTTTCGCCATCTGCATCGTGGTGCAGATACTCGGCTTCTTCTACGGACAGGAGAAACCGGCCAAAACGCTGATGACCTTTGGTATCATGGGTGTTGCGGCAATGGTCATCGGCTTGTTTACCGAGGGTGAAGTCGCTACTTTTGCGTTCATCAGCGGCGGCCTTTTCTGTTCCGTGATGTGGCCCTGCATTTTCGCATTGTCCATCGCAGGCCTGGGTAAATATACCGGCCAGGGTTCATCCTTCCTGATCATGATGATCCTGGGCGGCGCACTGATCCCCCCGGTACAGGGAGGCCTGGCGGACATGCCGGCGATAGGCATTCACATGTCTTATGTTGTGCCGGTGATCTGTTTTGCATACTTAGCATTTTTTGCGTTTCGCGTTAAATCAATTTTAAAATCCCAAGGAATAGACTATGAGTCAGCAATTAGCGGTGGGCATTGA
- a CDS encoding N(4)-(beta-N-acetylglucosaminyl)-L-asparaginase, translating to MSSRRHFFKTAALSAAVLSLEGPSALAQSRKRRKHIVKGKPVVVSTWDFGVAANKAAWEILQKGGRALDAVEAGVHVPESDIKNTTVGIGGAPDRDGRVTLDACIMDEFGNCGSVAALEHIIHPISVARKVMEKTPHVMLVGDGALQFALENGFKKENLLTPESEKAWKEWLKKAEYKPVINIENQSYEGKGTSAFHPLQLPGNVYNHDTIGMIAMDAEGNLSGACTTSGMAYKLHGRVGDSPIIGAGLYVDNEVGAATATGVGEEVIRVVGSFLVVELMRQGFSPEAACREAVLRIVKKKPEKAREIQIGFLALNKKGEHGAFCLQPGFSYALKNAEKEEIIKGKFHFSK from the coding sequence ATGAGCAGTAGAAGACATTTTTTCAAGACCGCCGCCCTCAGCGCTGCCGTGCTTTCCCTGGAAGGCCCTTCGGCTCTCGCCCAATCCCGCAAACGCAGGAAACATATCGTAAAAGGTAAACCCGTTGTGGTCTCCACCTGGGACTTCGGTGTTGCTGCCAACAAAGCCGCATGGGAAATACTGCAAAAGGGCGGCCGGGCACTGGATGCCGTGGAAGCCGGCGTACATGTACCGGAATCGGATATCAAAAATACCACGGTAGGCATTGGCGGCGCGCCGGACCGGGATGGCCGCGTTACGCTGGACGCCTGTATCATGGATGAATTTGGCAACTGCGGTTCTGTTGCCGCACTGGAGCACATCATTCATCCCATCTCCGTTGCGCGCAAGGTGATGGAAAAAACGCCGCATGTGATGCTCGTAGGCGACGGCGCCCTGCAATTCGCACTGGAGAACGGTTTCAAAAAAGAAAACCTGCTCACGCCCGAATCCGAAAAAGCCTGGAAAGAATGGCTGAAAAAAGCGGAATACAAACCCGTCATCAATATAGAAAATCAATCTTACGAAGGTAAAGGCACATCAGCATTCCATCCGCTGCAGCTTCCCGGCAATGTGTACAACCACGATACGATCGGGATGATCGCAATGGATGCCGAAGGCAACCTGTCCGGCGCATGCACCACCAGCGGTATGGCCTATAAACTGCATGGCCGCGTGGGAGACTCCCCCATCATCGGCGCGGGGCTTTACGTGGATAACGAAGTAGGCGCCGCCACCGCTACCGGCGTGGGAGAAGAAGTGATCCGCGTGGTGGGCAGCTTCCTCGTAGTGGAACTGATGCGGCAGGGATTCTCTCCCGAGGCTGCCTGCCGGGAAGCCGTGCTGCGCATCGTGAAGAAAAAACCGGAAAAAGCCAGGGAGATACAGATCGGCTTCCTTGCCCTGAACAAAAAAGGCGAGCATGGCGCTTTCTGCCTGCAGCCCGGCTTCAGCTATGCGCTGAAGAATGCGGAAAAAGAAGAGATCATCAAAGGGAAATTCCATTTTTCGAAATAA
- a CDS encoding sugar MFS transporter produces MNDKSATVAAPRGNYNQAMAIIATLFFIFGFVTWLNSVLIPFLKQACELSDSAAYLVATAFYISYFVMAYPSSYILRKIGFPKGMSLGLLTIAVGSLIFIPAAQMRSYPIFLAGLFVQGTGLALLQTASNPYVTIIGPIESAAKRISIMGICNKIAGMIGILVLVELLFSDTLQISEKIDSLAGAAREAELDLLASRLIMPYAVMAGVLILLAVFVRKAHLPEINQEEDDLPKLDIENDKPAAPLEPGVDVYGRTSVFQIPYLLLGAFCIFIYVGVEVLAIDTLALYGEYNGLAKDVAGKLSIFCLVAFTIGYIIGVAAVPKYISQKKALIACAVLGVVFTIGALLTTGMTSIVFIILMSFAHSLMWPGIWPLAINKLGPFTKQGSALMVMGIAGGAILPPVYGLIVEAMDNNRQLPYAIMIPCYLYILYFAYAGHKKGLPA; encoded by the coding sequence ATGAATGATAAGTCCGCTACAGTTGCCGCTCCGCGCGGTAACTACAATCAGGCAATGGCCATCATTGCCACGCTATTCTTTATTTTTGGTTTCGTTACCTGGCTCAATTCCGTACTGATCCCGTTCCTCAAGCAAGCCTGCGAGCTCAGCGACTCCGCTGCGTACCTGGTGGCTACCGCTTTCTACATTTCCTATTTTGTGATGGCTTATCCTTCTTCCTATATACTCCGGAAGATAGGCTTTCCAAAGGGAATGTCGCTCGGTTTGCTAACGATCGCGGTAGGTTCGCTGATATTTATCCCGGCTGCGCAGATGCGTTCTTACCCGATTTTCCTGGCAGGCCTTTTCGTTCAGGGTACCGGCCTGGCGCTGCTGCAAACTGCTTCCAATCCCTATGTGACGATCATCGGGCCCATTGAAAGCGCGGCCAAACGTATCAGTATCATGGGCATCTGCAACAAGATCGCAGGCATGATCGGCATCCTGGTGCTGGTAGAGCTCCTGTTCAGCGATACGCTGCAGATCTCCGAAAAGATCGATTCCCTCGCCGGCGCAGCCAGAGAAGCGGAACTCGACCTGCTGGCCAGCCGCCTCATCATGCCCTATGCCGTCATGGCTGGTGTGTTGATATTGCTGGCCGTCTTCGTGCGCAAGGCCCATCTCCCCGAGATCAACCAGGAAGAGGATGATCTGCCCAAGCTCGATATTGAAAATGACAAGCCGGCCGCCCCGCTGGAGCCCGGTGTGGATGTATATGGCCGTACTTCCGTTTTCCAGATCCCGTACCTTCTGCTCGGCGCCTTCTGCATCTTTATTTATGTGGGGGTGGAAGTGCTGGCCATCGATACCCTGGCGTTGTACGGCGAATATAACGGCCTCGCGAAAGACGTGGCCGGAAAGCTGAGCATCTTTTGCCTGGTGGCCTTTACGATCGGTTATATCATCGGTGTAGCAGCCGTGCCTAAATATATCTCGCAGAAAAAAGCGCTGATCGCCTGCGCTGTTCTCGGGGTGGTATTCACCATCGGCGCGTTGCTGACAACGGGCATGACCTCCATCGTCTTCATCATCCTCATGAGCTTTGCGCATTCCCTGATGTGGCCTGGCATCTGGCCGCTGGCGATCAACAAGCTCGGCCCCTTCACCAAGCAGGGCTCCGCATTGATGGTCATGGGTATTGCCGGTGGCGCCATCCTGCCGCCGGTGTACGGCCTGATCGTGGAAGCGATGGACAATAACCGCCAGCTGCCTTATGCGATCATGATCCCCTGCTACCTTTATATCCTTTATTTCGCTTACGCCGGTCACAAGAAGGGCTTACCTGCCTGA
- a CDS encoding ROK family protein, translating into MSQQLAVGIDIGGTNTKFGVVDRRGTILCQDRMSTKAHEEVTMFLAELHERLSKLIDQVGGIEHIRGIGVGAPNGNYYTGNIEYAPNLRWRGVIPLARMLQDLFGVPAVLTNDANAAALGEMTYGSARGMKDFITITLGTGVGSGIVANGQMIYGHDGFAGELGHIIVIPGGRLHTGTGMHGSLEAYASATGVTNTALELLESRPDEPSLLRNYKTEELTSKVIYEAAIKGDKLAIEIYEFTGKVLGEALANFVMFSSPEAIVLFGGLTQAGDLIMRPVRHHMEKNLLPIFQNKVKLVFSELRESDAAILGASAMAWEMKD; encoded by the coding sequence ATGAGTCAGCAATTAGCGGTGGGCATTGATATTGGAGGAACTAATACAAAATTTGGCGTTGTAGACCGCCGCGGTACGATTTTGTGTCAGGACAGGATGTCAACCAAAGCTCACGAAGAAGTTACGATGTTCCTGGCCGAACTGCACGAGCGTTTATCCAAGCTGATAGACCAGGTAGGCGGCATTGAACATATCAGAGGTATAGGTGTGGGTGCGCCCAACGGTAATTACTACACCGGCAATATTGAATATGCGCCGAATCTGCGCTGGAGAGGGGTCATTCCGCTGGCCAGGATGCTGCAGGACCTGTTCGGGGTGCCGGCCGTGCTCACCAACGACGCCAATGCGGCGGCGCTGGGGGAAATGACCTATGGCTCCGCCCGCGGCATGAAGGACTTTATCACCATCACCCTCGGCACCGGCGTAGGCAGCGGTATCGTGGCGAACGGCCAGATGATCTACGGTCATGATGGCTTCGCAGGCGAACTGGGGCATATCATTGTGATCCCCGGTGGACGGCTGCATACCGGCACCGGCATGCACGGCTCCCTGGAAGCTTATGCCTCCGCTACGGGCGTAACGAATACCGCCCTGGAGCTGCTGGAAAGCCGCCCGGATGAACCAAGCCTCCTCCGCAACTACAAAACGGAAGAGCTCACGTCTAAAGTGATCTATGAAGCAGCCATTAAAGGCGACAAGCTGGCGATAGAGATCTATGAGTTCACCGGAAAAGTGTTGGGAGAAGCCCTCGCCAATTTCGTGATGTTCTCCAGCCCGGAAGCCATTGTGCTCTTCGGCGGCCTCACACAGGCAGGAGACCTGATCATGCGCCCTGTGCGCCATCATATGGAAAAGAACCTGCTGCCCATCTTCCAGAACAAGGTGAAGCTCGTGTTCTCCGAACTGCGCGAAAGCGATGCCGCCATCCTGGGCGCCAGCGCTATGGCATGGGAAATGAAAGACTAA